A portion of the Rhinopithecus roxellana isolate Shanxi Qingling chromosome 21, ASM756505v1, whole genome shotgun sequence genome contains these proteins:
- the LOC115895492 gene encoding forkhead box protein N3 isoform X2, whose product MGPVMPPSKKPESSGISVSSGLSQCYRGSGFSKALQEDDDLDFSLPDIRLEEGAMEDEELTNLNWLHESKNLLKSFGESVLRSVSPVQDLDDDTPPSPAHSDMPYDARQNPNCKPPYSFSCLIFMAIEDSPTKRLPVKDIYNWILEHFPYFANAPTGWKNSVRHNLSLNKCFKKVDKERSQSIGKGSLWCIDPEYRQNLIQALKKTPYHPHPHVFNTPPTCPQAYQSTSGPPIWPGSTFFKRNGALLQVPPGVIQNGARVLSRGLFPGVRPLPITPIGVTAAMRNGITSCRMRTESEPSCGSPVVSGDPKEDHNYSSAKSSNARSTSPTSDSISSSSSSSSADDHYEFATKGSQEGSEGSEGSFRSHESPSDTEEDDRKHSQKEPKDSLGDSGYASQHKKRQHFAKARKVPSDTLPLKKRRTEKPPESDDEEMKEAAGSLLHLAGIRSCLNNITNRTAKGQKEQKETTKN is encoded by the exons ATGGGTCCAGTCATGCCTCCCAGTAAGAAGCCAGAAAGCTCAGGAATTAGTGTCTCCAGTGGACTGAGTCAGTGTTACCGGGGCAGCGGTTTCTCCAAGGCCCTTCAGGAAGACGATGACCTCGACTTTTCTCTGCCTGACATCCGATTAGAAGAGGGGGCCATGGAAGATGAAGAGCTGACCAACCTGAACTGGCTGCACGAGAGCAAGAACTTGCTGAAGAGCTTTGGGGAGTCGGTCCTCAGGAGTGTCAGCCCCGTCCAGGACCTGGACGATGACACCCCCCCGTCCCCTGCCCACTCTGACATGCCCTACGATGCCAGGCAGAACCCTAACTGCAAACCCCCCTACTCCTTCAGCTGCCTCATATTTATGGCCATCGAGGACTCTCCGACCAAGCGCCTGCCAGTGAAGGATATCTACAACTGGATCTTGGAACATTTTCCGTATTTTGCAAATGCACCTACTGGGTGGAAAAACTCCGTGAGACACAATTTGTCACTGAATAAGTGTTTTAAGAAAGTGGACAAAGAGAGGAGTCAGAGTATTGGGAAAGGGTCGTTGTGGTGCATAGACCCAGAGTATAGACAAAATCTAATTCAGGCTTTGAAAAAGACACCTTATCACCCACACCCACACGTGTTCAATACACCTCCCACCTGTCCTCAGGCATATCAAAGCACATCAGGTCCACCCATCTGGCCGGGCAGTACCTTCTTCAAGAGAAATGGAGCCCTTCTCCAAG TTCCTCCAGGAGTGATCCAAAACGGAGCGCGGGTCCTGAGCCGAGGGCTGTTTCCTGGCGTGCGGCCGCTGCCAATCACTCCCATTGGGGTGACGGCAGCCATGAGGAATGGCATCACCAGCTGCCGGATGCGGACTGAGAGCGAGCCATCGTGTGGCTCCCCGGTGGTCAGCGGAGACCCCAAGGAGGATCACAACTACAGCAGTGCCAAGTCCTCCAACGCCCGGAGCACCTCGCCCACCAGCGACTCCatctcctcctcgtcctcctcctcctcggccGACGACCACTATGAGTTTGCCACCAAGGGGAGCCAGGAGGGCAGCGAGGGCAGCGAGGGGAGCTTCCGGAGCCACGAGAGCCCCAGCGACACGGAGGAGGATGACAGGAAGCACAGCCAGAAGGAGCCCAAGGATTCTCTGGGGGACAGCGGGTATGCATCCCAGCACAAGAAGCGCCAGCACTTCGCCAAGGCCAGGAAGGTCCCCAGCGACACACTGCCCCTCAAAAAGAGACGCACCGAAAAGCCCCCCGAGAGCGACGATGAGGAGATGAAAGAAGCAGCGGGGTCACTCCTGCACTTAGCAGGGATCAGGTCCTGTTTGAATAACATCACCAATCGGACGGCAAAGGGGCAGAAAGAGCAAAAggaaaccacaaaaaattaa
- the LOC115895492 gene encoding forkhead box protein N3 isoform X1, translating to MGPVMPPSKKPESSGISVSSGLSQCYRGSGFSKALQEDDDLDFSLPDIRLEEGAMEDEELTNLNWLHESKNLLKSFGESVLRSVSPVQDLDDDTPPSPAHSDMPYDARQNPNCKPPYSFSCLIFMAIEDSPTKRLPVKDIYNWILEHFPYFANAPTGWKNSVRHNLSLNKCFKKVDKERSQSIGKGSLWCIDPEYRQNLIQALKKTPYHPHPHVFNTPPTCPQAYQSTSGPPIWPGSTFFKRNGALLQDPDIDAASAMMLLNTPPEIQAGFPPGVIQNGARVLSRGLFPGVRPLPITPIGVTAAMRNGITSCRMRTESEPSCGSPVVSGDPKEDHNYSSAKSSNARSTSPTSDSISSSSSSSSADDHYEFATKGSQEGSEGSEGSFRSHESPSDTEEDDRKHSQKEPKDSLGDSGYASQHKKRQHFAKARKVPSDTLPLKKRRTEKPPESDDEEMKEAAGSLLHLAGIRSCLNNITNRTAKGQKEQKETTKN from the coding sequence ATGGGTCCAGTCATGCCTCCCAGTAAGAAGCCAGAAAGCTCAGGAATTAGTGTCTCCAGTGGACTGAGTCAGTGTTACCGGGGCAGCGGTTTCTCCAAGGCCCTTCAGGAAGACGATGACCTCGACTTTTCTCTGCCTGACATCCGATTAGAAGAGGGGGCCATGGAAGATGAAGAGCTGACCAACCTGAACTGGCTGCACGAGAGCAAGAACTTGCTGAAGAGCTTTGGGGAGTCGGTCCTCAGGAGTGTCAGCCCCGTCCAGGACCTGGACGATGACACCCCCCCGTCCCCTGCCCACTCTGACATGCCCTACGATGCCAGGCAGAACCCTAACTGCAAACCCCCCTACTCCTTCAGCTGCCTCATATTTATGGCCATCGAGGACTCTCCGACCAAGCGCCTGCCAGTGAAGGATATCTACAACTGGATCTTGGAACATTTTCCGTATTTTGCAAATGCACCTACTGGGTGGAAAAACTCCGTGAGACACAATTTGTCACTGAATAAGTGTTTTAAGAAAGTGGACAAAGAGAGGAGTCAGAGTATTGGGAAAGGGTCGTTGTGGTGCATAGACCCAGAGTATAGACAAAATCTAATTCAGGCTTTGAAAAAGACACCTTATCACCCACACCCACACGTGTTCAATACACCTCCCACCTGTCCTCAGGCATATCAAAGCACATCAGGTCCACCCATCTGGCCGGGCAGTACCTTCTTCAAGAGAAATGGAGCCCTTCTCCAAGATCCTGACATTGATGCTGCCAGTGCCATGATGCTTTTGAATACTCCCCCTGAGATACAAGCAGGTTTTCCTCCAGGAGTGATCCAAAACGGAGCGCGGGTCCTGAGCCGAGGGCTGTTTCCTGGCGTGCGGCCGCTGCCAATCACTCCCATTGGGGTGACGGCAGCCATGAGGAATGGCATCACCAGCTGCCGGATGCGGACTGAGAGCGAGCCATCGTGTGGCTCCCCGGTGGTCAGCGGAGACCCCAAGGAGGATCACAACTACAGCAGTGCCAAGTCCTCCAACGCCCGGAGCACCTCGCCCACCAGCGACTCCatctcctcctcgtcctcctcctcctcggccGACGACCACTATGAGTTTGCCACCAAGGGGAGCCAGGAGGGCAGCGAGGGCAGCGAGGGGAGCTTCCGGAGCCACGAGAGCCCCAGCGACACGGAGGAGGATGACAGGAAGCACAGCCAGAAGGAGCCCAAGGATTCTCTGGGGGACAGCGGGTATGCATCCCAGCACAAGAAGCGCCAGCACTTCGCCAAGGCCAGGAAGGTCCCCAGCGACACACTGCCCCTCAAAAAGAGACGCACCGAAAAGCCCCCCGAGAGCGACGATGAGGAGATGAAAGAAGCAGCGGGGTCACTCCTGCACTTAGCAGGGATCAGGTCCTGTTTGAATAACATCACCAATCGGACGGCAAAGGGGCAGAAAGAGCAAAAggaaaccacaaaaaattaa